The sequence below is a genomic window from Pygocentrus nattereri isolate fPygNat1 chromosome 16, fPygNat1.pri, whole genome shotgun sequence.
TCGATACTCATCTCTTTATTCTCAAAGCTTATGAAGGCATacaaaaagtgagaaaatctCTAAAAGAATCAACTTGTTTACAAGCCAGACAAATGTCCAAATTTtgcattgttcttttttttggcatttgaCAAATACGTCTTCGTATGGAATTAAAGAAAGGCGGTTCAGCTTGTCATGCTGCACTACATATTCTGTTATGGCAGTGCTTCAAAATGGTTCGCTTGATTTAATGAATACAAAACTTGTCCTGCATATAACAGACAGGCATCACTGTCTTTTTGAAGACTGTGCTAGATTTGATTGGCAGAGGACGAATACGAATGGATGCACAGCAGCAGAGTGTAACGGCTGATGGGCTGATTGAtggggagaagagaggaggtTAAGATGAttgacagctgtgtgtttgtgtgtatgcgtgtgtgtgtttagccaGTGTGCTGCAGGCTATGGCTGTGCTGGTCTGTGCAGAGATGTATCAGGTGAAGCGTCTGCAGCACCTCTGtgaggtgtgcgtgtgtgcgtacCTGCAGAGCATGCCCAGCCGAGAGCTGGCCTCTACAAGCATCAGCGTGATCCGCCTACTGAGGAGAGCAAAGGTGGGTTCAACACGGCTTGAGAAGAGTGCTCCCACCGACAGCCTTACTGGGAGGTTTTGGAaagttgtgcaaaatgtaatttttaagatgtaaacagtcattcagagtggtttgacttgaaatggttcattgttttggtggtgattggaaccaggtGCTGCAATActtacaatgcaaatataatcGTTTTATTTACTGCCCAAAATCTCCAGTGAACTTGCAACTTGTTTTCTTTGAAGACTTTTGCCTTatatgtacctctccaccatgaatgcattataacgatagaggttttaggccaaaaacattGCAGATCTATTGTGAAACAGTGTCGTAAGCATCCGACAGCATATCTGTAATTATTTAATGTCAgttttttgtgagggagcttttagaagctttaaacgcttcagacatctggttcctatcaccaccactgtgtactGTGACTCAGTAAGTCTCTCTGTGTGATGAATTTTGCATCAGACCGTGCTggataactttgtttacatcaaccattttttttgaaaatgtttattgattaatttttttaaaattcaatatttaatgcatttaagCTTGGACTGTTCCCTCACCTAGCTGACTAATCTCTGCATTTTAATCTAAGATGATCTATTTCCAGTCTTTTAATTGCATTTAACTAACCCACCAACACTTTTCTATCATACatgctcaaaaacacacaaattcaAAGTGTATTTTTAGGTATTTTAGTAACAAAATATAGTGTAATGTTACTAAATTATTTTCACAGTCCTACCAAAAATGCAGCATATCACTCATGACATGCTTGTTAACAACAGTAGAAGCAGACATTATGAAGCTGAcgttttgtctgtactttttttccatttttataggTAAGAGATATGCCAGTGTCAGACAAGACATAAGCAAGTCTTTTTGAGATTACTCCAGTCTTTTGTGAtgtttgtgatgatttaggcatgcagtttgcatagcTGAAGATACATTTCCATTAGcttcataacttcagtgtaaCACTACTGAAGCAAACCTTAGACACCAGATTTTTTTAGCAATATCTCTGGTACATTTGGCTGaaaacagtactgtgtaaaagtcttaGGCACTCTTTATCCATTTGCTTATccatttttttactgtatttacagcGAGATCCAGAAGTCTGAAACCACAATGAAATtgagatttttcattttaacctgGAAATTAGTTTTAGAATTGTGAACagcttaaaacaaaaaaaagttataataattgaaatgaagaaaaaatattcAAGGTGCTGCCCTATTTCTAGGCTATTATTTAAGCAAACTTCTGACTTTGTACAAAAATGTCAGATTGTTTCTCTTATCTCTAACTGAAGACGACTCTCATGTGGGTCTGATCTGCTTGTCTGAGGCTTTTGCGCAAACCAGCTTGAGCACACACTGTCATTACAGCAAACAGGGGGACTTACTAAATACACTAAAAATCACAATGACAGAAAATTGTATTATAGTAAATATTAGTGCAAACAGTAAAGTACTAGTATGTAAGTTTTAAACAATATTCATGCCagagactttcgcacagtactgcacaTGTTGGagtacatttggggtaaggacAAAAATGTGGAGGTTTCAGTGTTTGTCAGAAGTGACATACAAAGCACACTAGCAGCTGTTCTGTATTACAGCTAACAACTTGGATAAACAGAAGAGAGACTGTAGGCATATCAACCTTGTCACTGCATTACCACAAACATATTGAGGTGGTGTAAACACCATGCAAATTACACACTGGACTCAATCCAGTGCCAGTATAAATGAGTTTCTTGTAACTGACCGTATGTTTTCTCTTTGATTATATTTCACCCGTTTTGTTTTTCCCCTCTGTACACAGTGCCACAATGCTGACCAACTGTATGTCTGGCTCCTCCACTTCATCGCCAATAACTACCTGATCTTTAGCCACAAACCAGACTTCCTGGAGCTATCAGGTGAGCTGTCTGGGACACCATCTGCTTCATAATCATTGCAGCAAACACACTATCACTGTTAAAAGCTTGAAAGACCTGACCAAATGCCCTGACCCCCACCCAACATCTGCTACAGTACATTAAACCATTACAAATCACTACCGGCTTGTTGGCATTTGTAGTGCAAACAGAGAATGCTAATGTCAGTAGAGCTCCAGGGGGTGCATAATAGCTCAATTCAGCATTGTATAGCCTCTTTAACAGACCTGTTGACTTTCACAGAAGCTGTAAAACAATGCAACACAGATCATGGAGGTATTTTCTGATTCAAGTTTATTTCAAGATGCAAAGTTTAACTAACAAGGCCGTTCATATAGTGGGATGGACGGATCTTACcttgctatataaatgtaataggCACATGCAAGTAGTAAACATACAAGACAGTTTTACCCTTAAAGTGATATTTCATTCAGAAATCAACTTTAGTAGTTGATAGAATTCAGTCATTTTGttaagacgtgtttggtgtttgaagtttgcttctttagttttgtgtacaagctacaaggctaatgtagctaacaagcaacaCATGCTTATACCCCATCAATTGCCATGATGCATACAGCATGAATGAAACCAATTCAAACTTGCCTCAAACTCTGCTGAGTAGTTTAGTCATCATAAATTATTgcttaaccctctactgcacaatattgcctcagggcaacaaacccattttctcactttacaataacattaatCGTAAATAAAGATGACAAGGTTAACACTAAAGGGAAAATGTTGAGTAAATTAATAAGTACTGTCTCTTTGGGCACTTTTAAgcctctttttaacatttaatgtcattttttgctATCAGAATCTGcataaatatgtttgttgcctagaagcaacattgcaTGACAGttgaatggatttagccaggcACAAGCACGTGGTTTTATATTAATTCTTCTTGTCACACAATGacttgcacattttattttttttcagtgtttcttaaATTTAATAATCAGGTCCGTTTATGCAAGAAAGGTGaattgaatattaaaaaaaaacaaaaaaacactgtcctaatgcgtgcagtagagggttaagtaGTGttgtatacagtcatatgcaaagtttgggcacccctggtcaaatctAATGTTTTGTcctatacagagaacacaatgcTAACATCTACATTAGTCCTGTAGCTCCAGTACTAAGCTAAACAAAGCtacaaactttggacaccaaacatcaCTAAGTAATCTAGATGGGTTAGAGTCATTAATATTCATGAAGAGCATAAAGCATAGAGTAAAATGCAGAGGCCATATGGGTGTGAGGGGGAGGTGTGTTGCTGTGGTTTCTATGTAGTCACAGTGCTGTTGTTGGACAGAGGAGGAGCGTGAGCAGGTGGAGCGTCTGCGATGGCCCTCTAGAGGATACCTGCAGGAGCTCAGCGAATACCAGCAACGGCGGAGACAGCTGCGCAAATCCCGCTGCAGCATCATGTGACCTCCCTCATGCAGCGTGCTGAAGAGAGGAGCGGgtgaggggagagaaagagggaacaggagtcattaacacacaaagacagacaTGAATCCTCCTTAGAGGCTGTGGAACTCTGATGGAATTCTGATGGGATTTTGATGGAATTCTCATAGAATTCTGGTGAAGTTCTGATGGACTGTGTCTATATAAACGTTGACCTTCGATCCTGTGACATCAGCAGACAGTCACGTGCTGTCAGAGGCCCCGGGGCGAACACTGTGGCTGTTACTGTGTTTCTCATGGTGCCCTTCAACACGGCTCCTGCTTTGTGTACGCGGAAATAAACTGTGACTACAAGTGGACACTGCTGAATGCAGTAGCTGTGTAACCATAGCCGGGTAAGTTGTGGTTGGACCTTGGTCAGAAAGCTCAGTGGCATAAACTCATTCGAAGCTGGAACAAACCCCAAAGTTTTAAACAGGGTAGGGTCAATCTCATACTCTCCAGAGATTTCTATCACATTCTCATGGTCTGCCATGGTCTTTCATGGTGAGAATTTCTTTGATTTGTGACTACTCTTGCAAAGCAACTTGAATAACAcctcaaatgtttattttttgccatGAGGTTATAATTTTACGGTGATGCAACTATTTTTGTAACATGTACATCTGTACATCTGATTTTTATTTGGGAACAAATATGTACGCAGTATATGCATCCAGCATGTGGATTGTTTAGtgcagtcagtcagtgtgtTGGACTTTTCTGGCTGTCTTTAGTCTAGTGTAGTTCTGTTTATCTTCATCTCACGctgaataaagacattttagaagGATCCTGAGGTGGAGCGCATTTAGAGAGTCACTGTGTGCCTATCCAAGAAGCAGCAGTGGTGGCGGCTGGTGCTGCCGCTGCCGGGGGCTGCGTTTGTTTTTATCCTTACTGAGAAAACGAGTGTGAgcgacagagcaagagagagagactgagtaaTGGGGGGAGGTGGTATagaggaaaacagaaagaaagaaacagaagggaAAACATAAACGGTGAGAGAAATTAAtataggggaaaaaaataaatagaaagaaacaacccaaagaaaaacagaaagacagagaaagcaaTAGTTATAAGATGGAGACTGGAAGAAAGCATGCAACtgaaagaaagatggaaagaaaaagaaagaaagatataaAAGTAGAattagaaagaagaagaagaaattaaattaaagataAATGGCGTAAGAAATATatatgaagacagaaaaactagaatgaaagaataaacaaaagaaatgaaaaggagaaagagcaaaagaaagaataagaaaaaagatatcagataaagaaagaaaaaaagaagagaaataaatggagaaaaaagcaggaaaataaataataaaagtgagaagtaaatatagagaaagaaagaacaaaacaaagatAGAAAAAGATAAGGAACAAGAGGAAAATTGAGAAAGAAGgacaagaaacaagaaaaacaaaaatgagaaaaatgtgaggtggagaaagagaaggaaagaaagaaagataaagtaagagggaaaaaatggagaaagaaagacaagaaaCAAACGAGAAAAAAAGTGAGgtagaggtggagagagagagagagagacagacagacaatcagTCTTTTTGCAGAACTGTTTTGTATTGGTGCGCGTGCTTGTTTACCCACAGTGACGTCACTGCAGAGCCCCTATTTTCTGCAGCATTCCCGCCAGTTTGGCGCTTCTGTCCAGTTCTGAGACGTCACTGCCCCCTCCGATACACTCCTCACCTATAAACACGCGGGGCACCTGCAACCACACACACTGTTACACTCACAGTCGACTGCACGGCGGTTCGTTCTGATTTAAGGCGACAGAAACACGGCGAGCCTCTGCCTCTACAGCGGCTTAAACAGGGTAGTGCACTTTTACGACAGTGCCTTAACCCAGCTTTTACTGGGAAGTCATAATGACTCATAGATTCCAGTAACAGCAAGTTACAGCCGAAAGGAGAAAGATCCTAGAAATCTAAACCTGTGacatacaagttattcataAAATAtcagaaagcagcagcagcggcgCTCCTTTCGACCACTGAAACAGGTGTAGCTGAGAGGAAGAGACGAGGGGCTAACAGTATCGAGGAAAATGTCACATGAAGGGAGGAGAACTCACAGTTCGGGCTCCGGTTATCTGCTGCAGGTAGTCCTGTATGCTGCCTGTGTCGTCCCGTCGACTGATATCGATGAACTCCAGATGTCCTTCTTTGAATTTGTACTTGGACAGCACGTCTTTGGCCTGCACGCAGTACGGACAGGTCGGCTTCAGGAACACCACCACTTTATCTCCCTTGATTTTCGCTTTCACGAATTCCTGAgccatgctgctgctgctcttcgCCCCAAGACTTTCACTTCAGCTGGACCACCGACGAGCTCTGTGACTGGACAGAGTTGGAGAATCAAACCGGCAGTGTGTTTTCTGCTCGCTGGCGGTTCGTTTCCCCCAAGAGGAGGAGTCCGCTGCTACTTCCTCTTAGCTTACAGCGGCGTCTCTTAGGGTGAGGCCAATGATCGTCCATCGATTTCAATGCCAAGTTTCAAGTTCATGTCGAAATAAACAAGACAAGTCCTGAGGCAGGGCACTCTGCTGGCAACTAGGTCCAAACGGAGCTAAAGGCCCGTTCAAATGAGTGAATTCATCTACTTTAATGTGGAAACACAGCAGCTCACGGCGTGTATGATCTgtacaggaaagagagagagagagaaacaatgaGAGGAATGAGtatagagaaaaaagaaatagagtAAAGggaaaaattaagaaaaacaaagagaaaggcTGAAAGAAAGCCGGCACTGAGCAaagattaaagaaaaataaacattgagagaaaaaaacgtagatagaaagaaagaattgAAAGAAACTAAACAAGAAAGATGAATAGTGagaaagaaattaataaagagagggagaaaagaaagagaaagaaagaagaaagagtgagagaaagaaagacagagagaaaagagggaaaagaaaaacgatagacaaaaaaaaacggGCTGAAAGGAAGCATGAAGttgaaagaaagacaaaagtgaatgtgtgagaaataaatgtagatataaaagaaacagaattaaagaaagaaagtaaatgaGAAAGGAATAAATATGGAGAATGAGtgaaggaaaaggaaagagagaacaaaaacCTCCTGACTGTGAATTCGAGTTTGTCCCCAAACCCTTTCATTGACACTGAAAGGGCTTTTCACACTGACACTATTGTTCTAAAGGCCCTGATGATAAAATGATTCAATTTAATACCAACAAGCAAAAGACAGatacaataaatatgattatgCTTCATATGAATATTCTGGGTGATGCTGGTGCTTAATTTAACAAGAATGTGATGCTTTATGAAGAGTTGCAGCCTCTGTAAAGATCATGCATGTCTAATATtcctcattttgagattgttgtaagaattTGGATTATTTTAACATGTTTCTTATGGTAAATATGCTCTTattcttttatcattttaactgTTTCAAGGCATAATACTTAGGCTGGCCAAAAAGTAAGATAACTTAAATGacttcaaacacaaaaaagggttcttacaACAGTTATGTCAGATATATCAACCAGATTTTAGATGATTTCGCTCACTAATATACCATCTTTAGCGCATGCACACCTTGTGTTCCAAATATAACTTGTACATATtggttttcaaaatgtctgcataattcagttgttgtgaaCAAAGTCACTCGGCgactttgatgtgaaatggtccaaCTGTCtagaacacaaatatagtcattttattttctatccaaaatgaccagttttTATATCGTTACTGTCGTGACAAATTTGGTTTGTCCAGAGTAGTAACAGgagaaaacattcttaactttgaatggaagtgaatgtatggatttttttccccacaacaCGTACAAGTAAATCtgcatcatttctgttggtctgctcatcatgaaattctaacacaatgtaaataccagctggcattttcacaTGTCAGTGAGAATGCAGTGGGCCAGTAATGCGActagatacactatatggagaaaagtactgggacacccTTTCTAATTATGTGCATTAGGagtttcatgaaatgggtttccatggctgagcagctatgcacaagcctaagatcaaaggGCACAATACCGAGCATTTGGGGAGTGGTATTCGCCATGGTGCTCTGGAGCCATGGAAACATCTTCTGTgcagtgacgaatcacgctctATCTGCCTTAGGTTTGGCGAATGCAAGGAGAACATTATACTTACCACAATGCAATCATGCAGGTAAAGTTTGGAGGGCGGGGTTAATGCTATgagtttgtttttcaggggttggtctagaccccttagttctagtgaagggAAACTTATTGCTTCAGCaagccaagacattttggacaattgtatgcttccagtTTTGTGTTTAGTCCCAAAACAGGAAAGtttcacctccacaatctaacccatctgtgcagtgaaacaccacatacacactagtgaagacacacactagggggcagtgagagcACTTGCttagagtggtgggcagcctaTCCGCAGCTCCCAGGGAgtagttgggggtcaggtgccttgctcaaaggcacctGAGGCAtatactgttggctcaggggattgaaccggcgaccttccagttgcaagactggttccctaaactccagcccggGTGGGTTTGgtttggaagaacttgactggccctcacagtgCTCTGACCTCAaacccatcaaacacctttgggatgaaatagAGCAGAGATTGTGAGTCgggccctcttgtccaacatcagtgtctgacctcacaaatactcttctggatgaatgggcaaacattcccacagacactcttgTGGAAAGTTTCCCAAaacagtggaagctgttataacttCAAAGGAGGACCAATTCCATATTTATGCCTATGAATTTAGAATGGGATGACATAAAAGCTGTAATGTATAGATGCCCtgatacttttgtccatatagtgtatgtgcacTCCATTTGTCCTTCCATCTTCCTTCATTTTATAAAAGGCTACATTAGAAACAATCATGCATTTccatttttctcactttctcagtGGCccaaaatgaaagagagaagaaaaagaggataAAGTGGGTGAGAAATAAACATGAAGCAAGAATGTAAAGAAGAAATGGAGCAAAAGAGAGTGAGATAAAGAGTGAGATATAAGAATTGTCCCGTTCCTGCCAAAGGCCAGTCCATCcctgatgatgataatgatgaaatAATGATCAAcctaaaaatatgaattttggGGTTACAGTCTCATACACACGTTGCATGTTCCtatccaccatgaatgtatttaaaatcattgattttattccaaaatcTTATTTAAACACCATCATAAAATAATACCTTAGagatcaggcagtgcattca
It includes:
- the glrx gene encoding glutaredoxin-1, translated to MAQEFVKAKIKGDKVVVFLKPTCPYCVQAKDVLSKYKFKEGHLEFIDISRRDDTGSIQDYLQQITGARTVPRVFIGEECIGGGSDVSELDRSAKLAGMLQKIGALQ